In bacterium, the sequence GTGGGCTCCTTTTTCCTTTGGAGTAAAGTAAATCTTTAGCTCATCCTCATCAAAGTTTATCTGGAAGCGATTAAAAATATCCTTTCTGCCAAGTAGTCTTGGAACCTCCTCTAACTCTGCAAAAGCAACCTCTGCCGTAAGTTCAATTTCTCCAATCCTCAAGAGAATCTGATGGATGTATGTCCTTATTAAGCCTCCAGAAACTCCCCCAATAAGTCTCTCCCTTCCCTCTTTCAATTCATATCCTAATAGATTGCAGTCTGATCTTGTGAACAAACAGAGGTCTGCACCTGAATCAATATAGGGGTCAAAGAGATACCCTTTCCATCCTTGCCTTTAAGATGCACATAGGCTACTGGCCTATAGATTATCTCACCTTCTTTAGTCTTTTCCTTCCGATAGTAGAAGATGTAGCTTTTCATAAAACCAACAAACCTTCCTCTGGGATGAACCTTAACAACACTTCCTCACTTCCTTTTTGAGGAAGCTTTCTTCTGGCCATATCAAACGCCTCTTTGACATTACTTCCCCATCCCTCTACCTTGCCCTCGACTATAGCCACATGTTGCCCTGCAAACCTCTCTTCTTCCTCAACCCCAATATCAGCAAACTTTATTTCAACATCCTTTTCCATTTTTCATCCTCCTCGTATGTTTAAGTTTTTCCCTTGATGCCTAACGATAGAACTCACTTGCCCAAGCGAAACGAGGGTCAGGTGCAACAATTGGTTAGACAAAAATAGCTTTTATCCTTTTAACTGAAAATATAGATTTGGCCCTCTCTTTATTAATCACTTTCCCTCGATTTCGGTATTCCTATCCATCTTGGGGTCCTATTCATATATTCACGATAGATGTCGCCGTACTTCTCAAGGCAAAACCGTTCTTCAGGAATTGCAATAACAAACGAAAGAATTGTATATACAATCGAAAACAGTAGAAAAACCCACGAAGCCGAAGCTATGCCTACCCCTATAAACATCACCAATTGAGTGATGTATATAGGATGTCTTGAATAACGGTATAATCCTTTGGTAAGCGGTTCATTATTAATTGAGGTAGTAGCAAAAGTCACGATAGGTATCGTGTAGGTAATTAATCCTACTATAGAAATGGGAAGACCTATGTAGAACCATATCGTCCCTAACTGTAACGGCAAGAAAATAGAGTATATGACGGCAAGAAGCCAGATTATCCACATAACAGGATGGAGCTTCTTCTCAGTCTCGCTATGTGGCTCATGTACTTCTTTTGCCAGACCTTTATGAATTAGCATCAGTAAAGGCATTGGCAAGAAATAATAAAGCATGAAAATCCAGGCGTTCCATAAACCTATTTCAAAAGCTGGTATAATTGACATTTTCCCCTCCTTCTTTGCCCTGAAGTGAACATTTTGTCTAACCTTATATTATACTGCCTATTAGCAGTTTTATATTACTGCATTATTAAGTTATGCTATTTATAGAGTAGCATAGATAAAATATCCTGTCAACGAAAAATTTTAATATCAAAATTAGAAAATACTGAAAAATAACATCCTGGTATTAGGGCTTTGATATTCCAAGGTCTCTACAAATTTTATTCGACAAGTTCTGATCGATTTCTCGATGGCGAGGAATAGTAGACACTTTCTTTTCTCTCCGGTTGACATATACCGTGTGATTTCCACCTTCACGCAGAAATTCGCATCCATGATTTTCAACATGACGGATAAGATCTCGTCGTTTCATACAGTGATTGTTCCTAATGGTTCCCTTATTATTTCTTTCCCGAAAATATCCTCTTTTGCAAGTTGACGATTAGCTTCAATAACCAACTGAATTGCCTCAATTAAGTTCATTTTGGCCTCTTCCAGAGTCGCTCCCTGTGTGTTAGCACCAGGAAGTTCTTCTACATACCCGATATATCCTTGCGGAGATTTCTCGAATACTGCCGTAAGTTTTTCCTTCATAATGTTCCTCCTTATTTTTGCCCTAACCTTAGATTATACTGCCTATTGGCAGTTTTATATTACTGCATTATTAAGTTAGGCTATTTATAAAGTAGCATAAATAAAATATCCCGTCAAGAAAAATTTTAATATCAAAATTAGAAAATACTGAAATATTATACTGCCTATTATAGGTTAATCAGATGGGGTATTATAAACCAAAGGAGGGATATATTTATAAACCAGACCTGCCTTGTGGTAATCAGTAATAGCTGATATTTTTTCATATTGCTCAAGTATA encodes:
- a CDS encoding DUF5678 domain-containing protein, giving the protein MEKDVEIKFADIGVEEEERFAGQHVAIVEGKVEGWGSNVKEAFDMARRKLPQKGSEEVLLRFIPEEGLLVL
- a CDS encoding isoprenylcysteine carboxylmethyltransferase family protein, with protein sequence MSIIPAFEIGLWNAWIFMLYYFLPMPLLMLIHKGLAKEVHEPHSETEKKLHPVMWIIWLLAVIYSIFLPLQLGTIWFYIGLPISIVGLITYTIPIVTFATTSINNEPLTKGLYRYSRHPIYITQLVMFIGVGIASASWVFLLFSIVYTILSFVIAIPEERFCLEKYGDIYREYMNRTPRWIGIPKSRESD
- a CDS encoding type II toxin-antitoxin system HicA family toxin, with product MKRRDLIRHVENHGCEFLREGGNHTVYVNRREKKVSTIPRHREIDQNLSNKICRDLGISKP
- a CDS encoding type II toxin-antitoxin system HicB family antitoxin, whose translation is MKEKLTAVFEKSPQGYIGYVEELPGANTQGATLEEAKMNLIEAIQLVIEANRQLAKEDIFGKEIIREPLGTITV